The genomic window CGTTCCCGCGAACTCGGACGGTAATCCGGTATATACTAAAATAACTTTACAAGCTACAGGACTATTGGGAGGTAAATAGTCCGGCACCGGGGGAAATTTTACGGTGCATATCCTTGCGCTGAAAACGTATTCGATCTAATCAATTCACTAAACAAAACGAGAGAATCAATCAATCTTATGTCAGCAAAACCCTCCTACCCCGCCGGAACAAAAACACGTATCGAATCAGACAGCATGGGCGACATCGAAGTGCCCTGTGATGTTTATTGGGGAGCACAGACCGCCCGTTCCCTCATCCATTTTAATATCGGATCGAATCCCATGCCCCCGGAAATCATCAAGGCATTCGGTATCCTCAAAAAATCCGCCGCCCTCGCTAATAAAGACCTCGGCAAATTGCCCGCGGAAACCTGTGAACTCATCTGTAAATCTGCTGATGAAGTCATCACCGGTCAGTGGAACTCCCATTTCCCTCTCAATGTCTGGCAAACCGGCAGTGGCACCCAGACCAATATGAATGCCAACGAAGTCATCTCGAACCGCGCCATCGAAATGGCCGAAGGTGAGTTGGGCTCGAAAAAACCGGTGCACCCAAATGACCATGTGAATATGTCACAGTCCTCAAATGATACATTCCCCACAGCGATGTACGTCGCTGCCGCCTGCCAAATCCAAGAGAAACTCATCCCCGCCGTCCGCCTCATGCGTAATGGGCTCGCCGCCAAGGCCAAGGAATTCACCGGGATCGTCAAAATCGGTCGTACCCACTTGCAAGACGCTACCCCTGTGACTCTCGAACAAGAATTCTCCGGTTACGTCGCCCTCTTGGACGCAGACATCGAACGCATTGAAATCGTTCAAAAAGGTCTCTTCCGCCTGGCTATCGGTGGAACAGCCGTCGGCACCGGCCTAAATGCCCATCCGGAATTCGGTGACCGCGCGGCAAAGTATATCGCCACGGCCACCGGCCTTCCGTTCGTGTCCCACACAAATAAATTCGCCTCCCTCTCAGCCCATGATGAACTTGTCTTCGCCAGCGGGGCACTCAAAACACTGGCGTGTTCACTCATGAAAATCGCCAATGACGTGCGTTGGCTCGGCAGCGGACCACGCTGTGGACTCGGTGAACTCAACCTTCCTGAGAATGAGCCCGGTTCATCCATCATGCCCGGCAAGGTGAACCCGACCCAGAGCGAAGCCATGACCATGGTTTGTGTCCAAATGATCGGTTATGATACGGCGATCGGTATCGCTGGTAGCCAAGGTAATTTCGAGCTCAATGTCTTTAAGCCGGTGATGGCTTTCGACTTCCTTCACGGGCTCAAGCTCCTCAGTGAATCCTGTGTCTCCTTCCAGGAACATTGTGTCGAGGGAATCACGGTCAACCGCGAAGTCATCGACGGTTACGTGGAAAAATGCCTCATGCTCGTGACCGCGTTAAATCCCGTCATCGGTTACGACAAAGCCGCTAAGATCGCGAAAAAGGCACACAAGGAAAAAATCAGCCTCAAGGAAGCGGCTATCGCCTTGGAGTACCTCACCGCAGAAGCTTTTGACAAAGCTGTCGTGGCCGAAAGAATGACCCGCCCGTAATCATTTCCTACAAAAGGCCCGTGGGAACACGGGCTGTTTTATTTCCGCCGACAAACTCATCAAACATTTTGCCCCGATTCAAAATCTCCTTATGAATAAACTCAGAGTATAATTCCCCCTCATGAAAAGACCTTTTA from Verrucomicrobiota bacterium includes these protein-coding regions:
- the fumC gene encoding class II fumarate hydratase; protein product: MSAKPSYPAGTKTRIESDSMGDIEVPCDVYWGAQTARSLIHFNIGSNPMPPEIIKAFGILKKSAALANKDLGKLPAETCELICKSADEVITGQWNSHFPLNVWQTGSGTQTNMNANEVISNRAIEMAEGELGSKKPVHPNDHVNMSQSSNDTFPTAMYVAAACQIQEKLIPAVRLMRNGLAAKAKEFTGIVKIGRTHLQDATPVTLEQEFSGYVALLDADIERIEIVQKGLFRLAIGGTAVGTGLNAHPEFGDRAAKYIATATGLPFVSHTNKFASLSAHDELVFASGALKTLACSLMKIANDVRWLGSGPRCGLGELNLPENEPGSSIMPGKVNPTQSEAMTMVCVQMIGYDTAIGIAGSQGNFELNVFKPVMAFDFLHGLKLLSESCVSFQEHCVEGITVNREVIDGYVEKCLMLVTALNPVIGYDKAAKIAKKAHKEKISLKEAAIALEYLTAEAFDKAVVAERMTRP